In a genomic window of Planctomycetaceae bacterium:
- a CDS encoding alkaline phosphatase D family protein, with protein MAGEVTSTSALVQVRLSQDAELVDGDLPGTWGVVEFTVNTADGAPATQQKLARALPQRDFIARVHFRDLRPDTNYVCTTRIGLRPDALREGPTVDFKTHPGRSLAKKVSFVVVTGMNYAKFHGDSRIDRKQHLIENNTNLPAPYAGPDKHLGYPALESILKLRPDFFVGTGDNVYYDTPDNPRAQTVPEMRQKWHQQFVQPRYLDLFSHVPTFWMVDDHDYRVDDGDNTVEYLPLPETGRRILLEQLPYAPADEPAAKTYRTHRVSRDLQIWLPENRFYRSPNIMPDGPGKSIWGEEQKQWLKETLLASDAAFKLLISPTPMIGPDDLRKTDNHCDVGGFRHERDEFFRFLKENGLDQQNFFMICGDRHWQYHALDPSGFEEFSCGALVDANSRLGRMPGDPQGTDPMGLIKHLHTQTERSGGFLMVTCEPSDDGQQTSLSFDFYDEKGTSLYHHEKRK; from the coding sequence ATGGCTGGCGAAGTCACCAGTACATCGGCACTTGTCCAGGTCCGGCTCTCGCAGGATGCGGAGCTGGTAGACGGCGATCTGCCCGGGACGTGGGGCGTCGTCGAGTTCACTGTGAATACTGCGGACGGCGCACCAGCCACGCAACAGAAGCTCGCGCGAGCACTGCCGCAGCGTGATTTCATCGCGCGAGTCCACTTTCGCGATCTGCGGCCGGACACGAACTACGTCTGCACGACTCGCATCGGCCTGCGCCCTGATGCGCTGCGCGAGGGACCGACTGTGGACTTCAAGACGCATCCGGGGCGTTCGCTGGCGAAAAAGGTGTCGTTCGTCGTGGTCACCGGCATGAACTACGCGAAGTTCCACGGCGACAGCCGCATCGATCGCAAGCAGCATCTCATTGAAAACAACACCAATCTTCCGGCGCCTTATGCGGGTCCTGACAAGCATCTCGGATATCCGGCACTGGAGTCCATTCTGAAACTACGGCCGGACTTCTTCGTGGGCACAGGTGACAACGTCTACTACGACACTCCCGATAATCCTCGCGCGCAGACCGTTCCGGAGATGCGACAGAAATGGCATCAACAGTTTGTTCAGCCGCGATACCTGGACCTGTTTTCGCATGTGCCGACGTTCTGGATGGTTGATGACCATGACTATCGCGTCGACGACGGCGACAATACCGTTGAGTACCTGCCGCTGCCGGAAACCGGGCGCCGCATTCTTCTGGAGCAGTTGCCGTATGCGCCGGCTGACGAACCGGCGGCGAAGACCTACCGCACTCATCGCGTCAGTCGCGATCTGCAGATCTGGCTGCCGGAAAACCGGTTCTATCGCAGTCCCAATATCATGCCGGACGGCCCCGGAAAATCGATCTGGGGCGAAGAACAGAAACAGTGGCTGAAGGAAACGCTGCTGGCCAGTGATGCCGCATTCAAGCTGCTGATTTCACCAACGCCGATGATCGGACCCGACGATCTGCGGAAGACCGACAATCACTGCGATGTCGGTGGATTCCGACACGAGCGCGACGAATTCTTCCGATTCCTGAAAGAGAACGGCCTGGACCAGCAGAACTTCTTTATGATCTGCGGTGACCGGCACTGGCAATATCATGCTCTGGATCCGAGTGGATTCGAAGAGTTTTCGTGTGGTGCGCTGGTCGATGCGAATTCGCGGCTGGGACGCATGCCGGGTGATCCGCAGGGCACTGACCCGATGGGCCTGATCAAACACCTGCATACTCAGACGGAACGATCCGGCGGATTCCTGATGGTAACCTGTGAGCCTTCCGACGACGGTCAGCAAACCAGCCTGTCGTTTGACTTCTACGACGAGAAGGGCACGTCTCTTTACCATCACGAGAAACGCAAATAG
- a CDS encoding GDSL-type esterase/lipase family protein, which yields MKTIIPAALSMVVFVMGTSSADENSAAEWKYDPEMLRPLWTGDTVRGESLLFVKDPETGEAKASVLFPVTEVLGVCNSAGDTCYEEGRDFVWQPESREIRLPKNSRIASFAPEDLRRPAGTQKYRLTHRDGGGEILFGALLEYHQMQTSISYRHKPEPWPSAVPAFDANALPRTIQKLQHAQPVSVVLIGDSISTGCNASGWASGAPFQPAYPELLQRHLEASYGASVQLTNLSVGGMATPWMLTMIEKVVEPKPDLVIIAFGMNDSAGRSAEEYQANTKAAIAKIRESLPDCEFVLVATMLGNPDWTLLKQELFPQYRDALAELCEPGIVLADVTSVWTEFLKRKQDRDLTGNGVNHPNDFGHRVYAQVLSTLLVSPAAFAAAQQASPKAAPEPIEVSLWNGKAPNGDGTFDDADPKITVHRPSSGNGTVVVICPGGGYGGLVTDAEGHGIAEWLNGHEITGVVLEYRLPAGRPYVPLLDAQQAIRTVRANAKAWNIDPSRVGIIGFSAGGHLASTAATHFDSGDSSATDPVARQSSRPDFAILVYPVVTMDETTHAGCRKNLLGPNPAPEMIELFSNEKQVTKKSSPTFLTHAVDDKAVSADNSRLFFEALKGNGVPTEYLELPSGGHGLNGYQGPMWDAWQKQSLEWLVRITSEGGR from the coding sequence ATGAAAACAATCATTCCTGCCGCTCTGTCGATGGTTGTGTTCGTCATGGGAACGTCGTCGGCTGACGAAAATTCCGCTGCTGAATGGAAGTACGATCCGGAAATGCTGCGACCTCTGTGGACGGGTGATACGGTTCGGGGCGAATCGCTGCTGTTCGTCAAAGATCCGGAGACCGGTGAAGCGAAAGCGTCGGTGCTGTTTCCCGTGACGGAAGTTCTGGGCGTCTGCAACTCGGCGGGAGATACGTGCTACGAAGAAGGCCGGGACTTCGTCTGGCAGCCCGAGTCCCGCGAAATTCGACTTCCGAAGAACTCCCGGATCGCTTCGTTCGCGCCGGAGGATCTGCGTCGGCCGGCGGGGACTCAGAAGTATCGACTGACGCATCGCGACGGCGGCGGAGAAATCCTGTTCGGGGCGTTGCTGGAATATCACCAGATGCAGACTTCGATCAGCTATCGGCACAAGCCGGAACCGTGGCCGTCGGCCGTTCCGGCGTTCGACGCAAACGCGCTGCCTCGCACGATTCAAAAACTTCAGCACGCTCAGCCCGTTTCCGTCGTCCTGATCGGCGACAGCATCTCAACGGGCTGCAACGCATCCGGCTGGGCGAGCGGTGCTCCGTTTCAGCCGGCGTATCCGGAACTGCTGCAGCGGCATCTGGAAGCGAGCTACGGAGCCAGCGTTCAATTGACCAACCTGTCCGTGGGCGGCATGGCGACACCGTGGATGCTGACGATGATCGAAAAAGTTGTGGAACCGAAGCCGGACCTGGTGATCATCGCGTTCGGCATGAATGATTCCGCCGGCCGCTCCGCGGAGGAGTATCAGGCGAACACGAAGGCCGCGATTGCGAAGATTCGCGAATCTCTGCCGGATTGCGAATTCGTGCTCGTGGCCACGATGCTGGGAAACCCGGACTGGACTCTGCTGAAGCAGGAGCTGTTTCCACAGTACCGGGATGCTCTGGCGGAACTGTGCGAACCCGGCATCGTGCTGGCGGACGTGACTTCGGTCTGGACGGAGTTCCTGAAACGAAAACAGGACCGGGATCTGACCGGCAACGGTGTGAATCATCCGAACGATTTCGGTCACCGAGTCTACGCGCAGGTGCTGTCAACGCTGCTTGTTTCACCGGCGGCATTCGCGGCCGCTCAGCAGGCGTCACCAAAGGCTGCCCCGGAGCCGATCGAAGTATCGCTGTGGAACGGAAAGGCTCCCAACGGCGACGGTACCTTCGACGACGCCGACCCGAAGATCACGGTGCATCGACCTTCCAGCGGCAACGGAACGGTCGTCGTCATTTGTCCGGGAGGCGGCTATGGCGGACTGGTGACCGATGCGGAAGGTCATGGAATTGCTGAATGGCTGAATGGCCACGAAATCACGGGTGTCGTCCTGGAGTACCGCCTGCCCGCCGGTCGTCCGTATGTGCCGCTGCTGGACGCTCAGCAGGCGATCCGCACAGTTCGTGCGAATGCCAAAGCATGGAACATCGACCCGTCGCGCGTCGGAATTATCGGGTTTTCGGCGGGAGGCCATCTGGCATCAACGGCGGCCACTCACTTCGACAGCGGCGATTCCAGCGCGACTGATCCCGTTGCGCGACAGAGCAGCCGTCCCGATTTCGCCATACTGGTTTACCCGGTCGTCACGATGGACGAGACGACTCACGCGGGCTGCCGGAAGAATCTGCTGGGACCGAATCCCGCGCCGGAAATGATCGAACTGTTTTCGAACGAGAAACAGGTCACGAAGAAATCGTCGCCGACATTTCTGACTCACGCCGTGGACGACAAAGCGGTCTCGGCGGACAACAGCCGGTTGTTTT
- a CDS encoding fused MFS/spermidine synthase: MQSQTDNPAAGADRSPVSTAHFAAAVFVSAFLLFQVQPLIGKAILPWFGGSPGVWTTCMLFFQAMLFGGYAWSHLLASRVSVRGQIGIQLALIAATLFLLRVLPESTLQSGNTDSPVISIILVLATTIGLPYFLLATTGPLLQSWFAQSYPGRSPYRLYALSNAGSLLALLSYPFVVEPLLALRAQSRIWMAAYWAFAALVAACAFSVWKREVRTIGELPEHGDAKPDTAIGTARAAAWFVPAMLASATYLSTTNQVCQGIAVVPFLWVVPLSLYLASFIVCFEHDRWYRRRWWAITTIALLMAVCGMMLFGLTWPLTLRLSIEFAAMFSVCMTCHGELARLRPSPQKLTSFYLLLSAGGAAGGLLVAVAAPMLFPDFWELHLCLLAGLATATAVLFDEGKWMTTNGIPLVALAGLILAVVVAGTVFTEEVSGFQTAIAMTRNFYGVLETEPDADNDALVLRHGSIIHGVQYRRTDRQMIPTTYYSRRTGIGRTIEMLQSRKPAIRAGLAGLGVGTLAAYGRESDVLRFYEINQDVVRHAETYFTFLKRSPATIETAVGDARMLMNAESPQNYDLLVLDAFSGDAVPTHLLTREAFAVYLRHVADDGIVAVHISNRHFGLRPVVDAVAAEYQLHSVTIYVPELKAVVDPGSEWVLLSRTAESLDDDRLRRDVAPPQHDLVLWTDDFSNLFQVMR, translated from the coding sequence ATGCAGTCACAAACTGACAACCCTGCCGCCGGAGCGGACCGCTCACCGGTTTCCACTGCGCATTTCGCTGCAGCCGTATTTGTCAGCGCGTTTTTGTTGTTCCAGGTGCAGCCACTGATCGGCAAGGCGATCCTGCCGTGGTTCGGCGGAAGTCCGGGTGTGTGGACGACATGCATGCTGTTTTTTCAGGCCATGTTGTTCGGAGGCTACGCGTGGTCCCATCTTCTGGCCAGCCGAGTCTCCGTCCGCGGACAGATCGGAATCCAGCTCGCGTTGATTGCCGCGACGCTGTTCCTGCTTCGAGTCCTGCCGGAATCGACGTTGCAGTCGGGAAACACGGACTCACCGGTAATCAGTATTATCTTGGTGCTGGCGACGACGATCGGGCTGCCGTATTTCTTGCTCGCGACGACGGGACCACTGCTTCAAAGCTGGTTCGCCCAGTCGTACCCCGGACGTTCGCCGTACCGGCTGTATGCGCTGTCCAACGCCGGATCTCTGCTGGCGCTGCTGTCGTATCCGTTTGTTGTCGAACCGCTGCTGGCACTGCGGGCTCAGTCACGCATCTGGATGGCCGCTTACTGGGCATTCGCGGCGCTGGTGGCGGCCTGTGCGTTCAGTGTGTGGAAGCGAGAAGTCCGCACGATCGGCGAACTTCCGGAACACGGCGATGCAAAACCCGACACGGCGATTGGCACTGCTCGCGCGGCGGCATGGTTCGTTCCTGCGATGCTGGCGTCGGCCACGTATCTGTCGACGACGAACCAGGTGTGCCAGGGCATCGCCGTTGTGCCGTTTCTGTGGGTCGTCCCGCTGTCGCTTTACCTGGCGTCGTTTATCGTTTGCTTCGAACACGACCGCTGGTACCGGCGCCGCTGGTGGGCGATCACGACGATCGCGCTGCTGATGGCCGTGTGCGGAATGATGCTGTTCGGTCTGACGTGGCCGCTGACGCTGCGGCTGAGCATCGAGTTCGCTGCGATGTTCAGTGTCTGCATGACGTGCCACGGCGAACTCGCCAGGCTTCGGCCTTCCCCGCAGAAGCTGACATCGTTTTATCTGCTCCTGTCTGCTGGCGGCGCGGCGGGAGGATTGCTGGTGGCCGTGGCTGCTCCAATGCTGTTTCCGGATTTCTGGGAACTGCACCTGTGCCTGCTGGCCGGCCTGGCAACCGCAACCGCCGTCCTGTTCGACGAAGGCAAATGGATGACCACGAACGGCATTCCGCTGGTCGCCCTGGCTGGTCTGATCCTTGCGGTCGTTGTGGCGGGAACGGTCTTCACTGAAGAAGTGTCAGGCTTTCAGACCGCCATCGCCATGACGCGAAACTTCTATGGCGTGCTGGAAACCGAACCGGACGCCGACAACGACGCTCTGGTCCTGCGTCATGGAAGTATCATTCACGGCGTGCAGTATCGTCGAACCGACCGGCAGATGATTCCCACAACCTACTACAGTCGCCGAACAGGTATCGGCCGCACGATCGAAATGCTGCAGTCCCGCAAACCGGCGATCCGCGCGGGACTGGCCGGACTGGGGGTCGGTACTCTGGCAGCCTATGGCCGTGAATCCGATGTGTTGCGGTTCTATGAGATCAACCAGGACGTCGTTCGCCACGCGGAAACGTATTTCACGTTTCTGAAGCGATCTCCCGCGACGATCGAAACGGCTGTGGGCGACGCTCGAATGCTGATGAATGCGGAATCGCCGCAGAACTATGATCTGCTGGTCCTGGACGCTTTTTCGGGAGACGCCGTCCCCACGCATCTGCTGACACGCGAAGCCTTCGCCGTGTACCTGCGGCACGTCGCCGACGACGGCATCGTGGCCGTTCATATTTCCAATCGGCATTTCGGACTCAGACCGGTCGTTGATGCCGTCGCCGCCGAATACCAACTGCATTCGGTGACGATCTACGTTCCGGAGCTCAAGGCCGTGGTTGATCCCGGCAGCGAATGGGTACTGTTGTCGCGGACCGCGGAATCGCTGGACGACGATCGCCTTCGCCGGGATGTCGCTCCTCCGCAACACGACCTGGTGCTGTGGACCGACGACTTCAGCAATCTGTTTCAGGTCATGCGCTGA
- a CDS encoding ABC transporter permease subunit (The N-terminal region of this protein, as described by TIGR01726, is a three transmembrane segment that identifies a subfamily of ABC transporter permease subunits, which specificities that include histidine, arginine, glutamine, glutamate, L-cystine (sic), the opines (in Agrobacterium) octopine and nopaline, etc.), with protein MKHTVGMMICSRVIRLRLFAVAALLFFAGIRTHIAVADEALDAIRQRGTLIWGADQEGGGPFVYPKPDDPAQLAGFEVELADVIAAHLGVRAQFAQGQWDKLPDLMDRGDVDIVLNGYEWTTNRAERYGLSIPYYIYELQLLARVGDDSLKSWDDLLQPIDGRARKVSVLGGTAAQDYIEKFGAGRIELALFDGVTDAMEAAELGLSNVDANLQDLPIWTFYSGGFSRLRPVGPPVGRGYYVVMTRREDTDLLKAVNEAILASLQDGTLRRILARYQIWNETQRMRGLEVDAFGSFVGSAISGADDVDQPDVGQTEHFERVSGWGVIRQRGGLLVDAAGMTVLLSVCAMPLAVMIGLAIALSRLYGPGWIRIPAACYVELVRGTPLVLQLYLIYFLLPKLLDSLVPDSGLTINAFTAAVAGLAVNYSAYEAEIYRGGIQSIPKGQMEAALSLGMSKAMALRRVIIPQATRLVLPPMTNDFIALFKDTAVCSVITVVELSKMYYIQARSAGAIVELGLLTALLYLAMSYPLSIVTNRLEKNLGQERRS; from the coding sequence TTGAAACACACTGTCGGGATGATGATCTGCAGTCGGGTCATTCGCCTTCGTCTTTTCGCGGTCGCCGCTTTGTTGTTCTTCGCCGGCATTCGGACTCACATCGCCGTTGCCGATGAAGCTCTGGACGCCATCCGGCAGCGGGGCACGCTGATCTGGGGTGCCGATCAGGAAGGCGGCGGGCCGTTCGTGTATCCGAAACCGGATGACCCGGCTCAACTGGCAGGTTTCGAAGTCGAACTTGCCGACGTCATCGCCGCTCATCTGGGCGTCAGGGCACAGTTCGCACAGGGTCAGTGGGATAAACTGCCGGACCTGATGGATCGCGGCGACGTGGACATCGTGCTGAACGGCTACGAATGGACAACCAACCGCGCCGAACGTTACGGGCTGTCGATTCCGTACTACATTTATGAGCTTCAACTGCTGGCGCGCGTGGGTGACGACAGCCTGAAGTCGTGGGACGATCTGCTGCAGCCGATCGACGGCCGCGCTCGAAAAGTGTCGGTGCTTGGTGGCACGGCGGCTCAGGATTACATCGAGAAATTCGGAGCAGGACGGATTGAACTGGCGCTGTTCGACGGCGTGACCGATGCCATGGAAGCCGCGGAACTGGGGCTAAGCAATGTCGACGCCAATCTTCAGGACCTCCCGATCTGGACGTTTTATTCCGGTGGATTCAGCAGGCTGCGACCCGTCGGGCCGCCGGTTGGTCGCGGCTATTATGTTGTGATGACTCGCCGGGAGGACACCGACTTGCTGAAGGCCGTCAACGAGGCGATCCTGGCGTCGCTGCAGGACGGGACGCTGCGCCGAATTCTTGCCCGGTACCAGATCTGGAATGAAACTCAGCGGATGCGCGGGCTGGAGGTTGATGCTTTCGGCAGCTTTGTCGGAAGTGCGATCTCCGGGGCCGACGACGTCGATCAGCCGGACGTCGGCCAGACGGAGCACTTCGAGCGTGTTTCGGGCTGGGGCGTGATTCGTCAGCGGGGCGGTCTGCTGGTCGACGCCGCGGGCATGACGGTGCTGCTGTCCGTCTGCGCGATGCCGCTGGCGGTGATGATCGGCCTGGCAATTGCCCTGTCCAGGCTTTACGGCCCGGGCTGGATCAGAATCCCCGCCGCGTGTTACGTGGAACTGGTTCGCGGCACGCCGCTGGTTCTGCAGTTGTACCTGATCTACTTTTTGCTGCCGAAACTTCTGGACAGTCTGGTACCGGATTCCGGGCTGACGATCAACGCCTTCACCGCCGCTGTGGCCGGGTTGGCGGTGAACTATTCCGCGTACGAAGCCGAAATTTATCGCGGCGGAATTCAGTCGATCCCGAAAGGCCAGATGGAAGCTGCGCTGTCGCTGGGCATGTCGAAGGCGATGGCACTGCGGCGAGTGATCATTCCGCAGGCGACTCGCCTGGTTCTTCCTCCGATGACGAACGACTTCATCGCGCTGTTCAAGGACACGGCTGTATGTTCGGTCATCACCGTCGTCGAGCTTTCGAAGATGTACTACATCCAGGCGCGAAGCGCGGGAGCCATTGTGGAACTCGGCCTGCTGACGGCTCTGCTGTACCTTGCGATGAGTTATCCGCTGTCGATTGTGACGAATCGTCTTGAGAAGAATCTCGGTCAGGAGCGGCGGTCGTGA
- a CDS encoding amino acid ABC transporter ATP-binding protein, with amino-acid sequence MIELTGIVKRYQQHEVLRGVSLKVADGEVCVLLGPSGGGKSTLLRTINGLETFDSGTIRVGDVVLPAEAGPAREAALVRIRQRVGMVFQQFNLFPHRTVLQNVTEAPIHVLRQPVDTAVATARRLLDRVGMLDKQDARPGSLSGGQQQRVAIARTLAMNPQAILFDEPTSALDPRTTAEIISVMTDLAKTGQRMIVVTHAMSFARTVAHQIHILHAGMIAESGPPRQIFECPQTEITRSFLSEAAAS; translated from the coding sequence GTGATTGAGCTGACCGGCATCGTCAAGCGCTATCAGCAGCATGAAGTCCTGCGCGGCGTCAGTCTGAAAGTGGCCGATGGCGAAGTCTGCGTTCTGCTGGGACCGTCCGGCGGAGGCAAGAGTACATTGCTGCGCACGATCAACGGCCTGGAGACGTTTGACAGTGGAACGATCCGTGTGGGCGACGTTGTTCTTCCGGCGGAAGCGGGTCCTGCGCGGGAAGCCGCACTGGTAAGAATTCGGCAGCGAGTCGGAATGGTGTTTCAGCAGTTCAATCTGTTTCCTCACCGAACGGTGCTGCAGAACGTCACGGAAGCTCCCATTCATGTGCTGCGTCAGCCCGTCGACACTGCCGTTGCAACGGCGCGGCGTCTGTTGGATCGAGTCGGGATGCTGGACAAGCAGGATGCCCGCCCCGGATCTCTGTCGGGAGGTCAGCAGCAGCGCGTTGCCATCGCGCGAACTCTTGCGATGAATCCCCAGGCAATTCTGTTTGATGAACCCACCAGCGCGCTGGATCCGCGAACAACGGCCGAAATCATCAGCGTCATGACCGATCTTGCGAAAACCGGGCAGCGAATGATTGTGGTGACTCACGCGATGTCCTTCGCTCGCACAGTCGCCCATCAGATTCATATCCTGCATGCGGGCATGATCGCCGAATCGGGTCCGCCCCGTCAGATTTTTGAATGTCCTCAAACGGAAATCACGCGCAGCTTTCTGTCGGAAGCCGCCGCTTCGTGA
- a CDS encoding DUF1501 domain-containing protein: MHHSRHAFSNYHPLTNEGLALRGRRNMLKAGLAGIAGLSLPALLKTRAAASESGRPMGHRSVILLWMTGGPSQIDTWDPKPDRPYMNRGPFSPISTALPGIIICEHLPKQAAMLEKFTLIRSVDPAQSNHEPNQVMQTGNREAAPRVNPKGDRHPAIASIVAKHHGANHPAMPPYVAFMRSRSHIAWGGWLGKQYDPFIGNKAAVLPEYDLLGKPLNRNTGADMFHLPGHLSIDRLSNRRALMTDLDRIRSGLDQSGSMEAMDVYSQQAFDMVLGRRAQQAFDISAEPVKSRERYGDHLWSQQALLARRLVEAGVSFVTLDLSYHTASGTWDNHGIPGGVYGGISKGLKPLLPLFDHLITTLVSDLDERGLQDECLVIAMGEFGRTPNMGTQDSVDGRNHWPNVMSMCLAGGGLRHGQVIGASSHDGGTIQERPVTPADLAATIYRHMDVPLDGTYLDERGRPRYFVEENGQPLSELF, translated from the coding sequence ATGCATCACTCCCGCCACGCATTTTCCAATTACCATCCGCTGACCAACGAGGGGCTGGCGCTGCGCGGTCGTCGCAACATGCTGAAGGCGGGGCTGGCCGGGATTGCCGGGCTGAGTCTTCCCGCGTTGCTGAAGACTCGCGCGGCGGCGAGCGAATCCGGTCGGCCGATGGGTCACAGGAGCGTCATCCTGTTGTGGATGACCGGCGGTCCCAGTCAGATCGACACGTGGGATCCGAAACCCGACCGGCCGTATATGAACCGCGGACCGTTCTCGCCGATTTCCACGGCGCTGCCGGGAATAATCATCTGCGAACATCTGCCGAAGCAGGCGGCGATGCTGGAAAAGTTCACGCTGATTCGTTCGGTCGATCCGGCTCAGAGCAATCATGAACCGAATCAGGTAATGCAGACCGGTAATCGCGAGGCGGCTCCGCGAGTGAATCCGAAAGGCGACCGGCATCCCGCAATTGCGTCGATCGTCGCCAAGCATCACGGAGCTAATCATCCGGCGATGCCTCCGTACGTGGCGTTCATGCGAAGTCGGTCGCACATCGCGTGGGGAGGATGGCTGGGGAAGCAATACGACCCGTTCATCGGCAACAAAGCCGCGGTTCTGCCGGAATATGATCTGCTGGGGAAGCCGCTGAACCGCAACACAGGAGCCGACATGTTTCATCTTCCCGGTCACCTGAGCATCGATCGGTTGTCGAACCGCCGTGCTCTGATGACGGATCTCGATCGCATTCGCAGCGGGCTGGATCAGTCCGGTTCGATGGAAGCGATGGACGTGTACAGTCAGCAGGCGTTCGACATGGTTCTGGGCCGGCGTGCTCAGCAGGCCTTCGACATTTCGGCGGAACCGGTGAAGTCGCGAGAACGCTACGGGGATCACTTGTGGAGTCAGCAGGCGCTGCTGGCTCGCCGGCTGGTGGAAGCGGGCGTCAGCTTTGTGACGCTCGATCTGAGTTACCACACAGCGTCCGGAACGTGGGACAATCACGGCATTCCCGGCGGAGTCTACGGCGGAATTTCGAAGGGACTGAAGCCGCTGCTGCCGCTGTTCGATCATTTGATCACAACTCTGGTCAGTGATCTTGACGAACGAGGCCTGCAGGATGAATGCCTGGTGATCGCCATGGGAGAATTCGGCCGGACTCCGAACATGGGAACTCAGGACAGTGTCGATGGTCGCAACCACTGGCCGAACGTGATGTCCATGTGTCTCGCCGGCGGCGGCCTTCGTCACGGCCAGGTCATCGGGGCCAGTTCGCACGACGGCGGCACGATCCAGGAACGCCCGGTGACTCCGGCAGATCTGGCGGCGACAATTTATCGGCACATGGATGTTCCACTGGACGGTACGTACCTCGACGAACGCGGCCGGCCCCGATACTTCGTGGAAGAGAACGGCCAGCCGCTGAGCGAACTGTTCTGA
- a CDS encoding acyl-CoA thioester hydrolase/BAAT C-terminal domain-containing protein, translating into MAACLIVGLIACNSVSAQFRYHTPPKSAHPLMQRQHEFDLPSLLVTDSGQPVTSKEQWFESRRPELIAHWRRILGKLRPAPEDARWFGDITKSVEINREQKDGYTRIELQIPIETDFLQPHVLLIPDNAEPGQCPAVIAWTSTGPDYRQPEEWWGRWLAQHGCVVLTGWAHIRNYRNGISYRNGVNKAVYDRFGHWLPMAKMVDDVQREVEYLKAAVPAVDPERIGFMGFSLSAKSALYVAAFSDDIKATVSIDPHLAMHGDTNYHDEWYLDWRHRFDDIQTPGYPDAELRGTVFSLLDADPARPGFERNHHELLALAAPRAMMVIGCSTDQDTAVHSDDRQSIAYVNRAREVYDLLGISDRLQYAPLTCGHKADHPDVTAAWQPFLRRWLEF; encoded by the coding sequence ATGGCCGCGTGCCTGATCGTCGGCCTGATTGCCTGCAACTCCGTTTCGGCGCAGTTCAGATATCACACGCCGCCGAAGTCCGCTCATCCGCTGATGCAGCGGCAGCACGAATTCGATCTGCCCTCGCTGCTTGTTACGGATTCGGGCCAGCCGGTGACATCGAAGGAACAGTGGTTTGAATCTCGCCGGCCGGAACTGATTGCTCACTGGAGGCGAATTCTCGGCAAACTGCGGCCGGCGCCCGAAGACGCTCGCTGGTTCGGCGACATCACAAAGTCGGTCGAAATCAACCGCGAACAGAAGGACGGCTATACCCGAATCGAACTGCAAATCCCCATCGAAACCGACTTCCTGCAGCCGCACGTACTGCTGATTCCCGACAACGCCGAACCGGGACAATGCCCGGCCGTCATCGCCTGGACATCCACCGGTCCCGACTACCGGCAACCGGAAGAATGGTGGGGCCGGTGGCTGGCTCAGCACGGCTGCGTGGTGCTGACCGGCTGGGCTCACATCCGCAACTACCGCAACGGAATCAGCTATCGCAACGGTGTCAATAAGGCAGTCTATGACCGCTTTGGTCACTGGCTTCCGATGGCGAAAATGGTCGATGACGTTCAGCGTGAAGTTGAATACCTGAAGGCAGCGGTGCCCGCCGTCGATCCCGAACGGATCGGCTTCATGGGATTCTCGCTGAGCGCCAAGTCGGCGCTGTATGTGGCGGCATTTTCTGACGACATCAAGGCCACGGTTTCGATCGATCCGCACCTGGCGATGCACGGCGACACGAACTATCACGACGAATGGTATCTGGACTGGCGGCACCGGTTCGACGACATCCAAACGCCTGGATATCCGGATGCGGAACTTCGCGGCACCGTGTTCAGTCTGCTGGACGCCGATCCCGCGCGGCCGGGATTCGAACGCAACCATCACGAACTGCTGGCTCTGGCGGCGCCGCGCGCGATGATGGTGATCGGCTGCAGCACGGATCAGGACACCGCCGTTCATTCCGACGACCGACAAAGCATCGCGTACGTGAACCGAGCCCGCGAAGTCTATGACCTTCTGGGGATTTCCGATCGGCTGCAGTACGCACCGCTGACGTGCGGGCATAAAGCCGATCATCCGGACGTTACCGCGGCCTGGCAGCCGTTCCTTCGCCGCTGGCTGGAGTTCTGA